From a region of the Methanolobus tindarius DSM 2278 genome:
- a CDS encoding ATP-binding protein: MDYGFTDLVNVAELRELMDGFCKDYSISYTVLDTLNNTVLFLPGSQFVPCNRENTIQCSMSGALHYTKENSDALSDAKNNRKTYNLCRCDHDLMHAMFPFVFENRHIASIYIGPFLQEHEIGCKGVVCDVPVLSNLDLEMFISRSYKFLDLLVNAGKLNLKLKNYEARFIEYEKELSSNSDKLSSLDKMKKELISIFSHEMRTPLSIIKGYNELLYDGILGPVCNEQAEALDKSLLNINKLERIVDSLQYMGNDHSDMHIYDFLPLNLSDLVETTLVHSARALKEKNLQLHTEFPDEMPVIHGDSKKLFHALSYLLDNAIKFSPQGSTISISAKQEEDRLYLSIRDNGVGIAEENIPRIFEEFYQNDSSLTRKYSGMGLGLNICQRIINCHKGNIRVESRINEGSTFHIDLPLIVSEDNVFYQAE; this comes from the coding sequence ATGGATTATGGATTTACGGACCTTGTAAATGTAGCAGAACTACGTGAACTTATGGATGGGTTCTGTAAGGATTATAGTATATCCTACACCGTACTTGATACACTTAACAACACTGTTCTGTTCTTGCCTGGAAGTCAATTTGTACCTTGCAACAGGGAAAACACAATTCAATGTTCAATGTCCGGCGCTCTGCATTATACAAAAGAGAACTCAGATGCTTTATCAGATGCTAAAAATAACAGAAAAACCTATAATTTATGCCGATGTGACCATGATCTGATGCATGCCATGTTTCCATTTGTTTTTGAGAACAGGCACATTGCCTCGATTTATATTGGTCCTTTCCTTCAGGAGCATGAAATAGGTTGTAAGGGAGTTGTCTGTGATGTGCCGGTTCTTTCCAATTTAGACCTGGAGATGTTTATATCACGTTCATACAAATTCCTGGATTTACTTGTAAATGCCGGAAAGCTCAATTTGAAACTCAAAAATTATGAGGCACGTTTTATCGAATATGAAAAAGAGCTTTCTTCAAACAGCGATAAACTAAGTTCTTTAGATAAGATGAAAAAAGAACTTATATCAATTTTCAGTCATGAAATGAGAACACCCCTGTCAATTATTAAAGGCTATAATGAACTTCTCTATGATGGTATCCTGGGACCGGTTTGCAATGAACAGGCCGAAGCCCTTGATAAATCCCTTCTTAATATTAACAAACTTGAAAGGATAGTCGATTCTCTGCAATATATGGGAAATGACCACTCAGATATGCACATATATGATTTCCTTCCGTTGAACCTTTCTGATCTTGTAGAAACTACTCTGGTGCATTCTGCACGTGCACTAAAAGAAAAGAACCTGCAATTGCATACGGAATTTCCTGATGAGATGCCTGTAATTCATGGTGACAGCAAAAAACTATTCCATGCATTGAGTTATCTTCTGGATAATGCAATAAAATTCTCTCCACAAGGCAGTACAATATCCATATCTGCAAAACAGGAAGAAGACCGCCTGTATTTGAGCATCAGGGATAATGGAGTCGGTATTGCTGAAGAGAATATTCCCCGGATATTTGAGGAATTCTACCAGAATGACAGTTCCCTGACAAGAAAGTATTCAGGTATGGGACTTGGACTTAATATCTGCCAGAGGATAATCAATTGTCATAAAGGCAATATCCGTGTTGAGAGCAGAATTAATGAAGGCTCAACTTTCCACATTGATCTGCCTTTGATTGTTTCGGAAGACAATGTCTTTTATCAGGCTGAATGA